Proteins from one Ananas comosus cultivar F153 linkage group 5, ASM154086v1, whole genome shotgun sequence genomic window:
- the LOC109710532 gene encoding UDP-glycosyltransferase 73C6-like, translated as MTCEAEAEAGSGAGAEAAHFVLVPLMAQGHMIPMVDMARLLAERGVRVTLITTPVNAARIRPIIDQVSRSNLPVEFVELRFPCAELGLPEGSENVDLLSSPAYYKPFFDAMKLLKEPLEALLRSQHRRPDCMIADMCNGWTKDVARRLGIQRLVFHGPSCFYILCAYNMVQHRVYDRATDELEPIVVPDVPVEVVTNKAESPGFFNWAGWEDLRDEVVEAESTADGVVINTFYDLEPSFVDCYEKIMQKKVWTVGPLCLYSKDVDSKAARGNKAAVDHRDVTTWLDSKGASSVFYVSFGSLVCTRPMQLIEIGKGLLECADHRPFIWVVKEAEIVPEVEKWLLEEHFAERTKERGLLIKGWAPQTVILSHPAIGGFLTHCGWNSTLEAISAGVPMLTWPHFADQFLNEKLVVDVLKIGRSLDVKVPSTHVTDDSTLLVTKEKLRKAVSELMEGEEGEEMRRRAKALAEKAKKAMEEGGSSYRNMDDMIEYMAGRYGKEEKVEDAVRASPMVLAPMLS; from the exons ATGACCtgcgaggcggaggcggaggcggggtcgggggcgggggcggaggcAGCGCACTTCGTGCTGGTTCCTCTGATGGCGCAGGGGCACATGATCCCCATGGTCGACATGGCGCGCCTCCTCGCGGAGCGTGGCGTCCGCGTCACCCTCATCACCACTCCGGTCAACGCCGCGCGCATCCGCCCCATCATCGACCAGGTCAGCAGGTCGAACCTCCCCGTCGAGTTCGTCGAGCTCCGGTTCCCCTGCGCCGAGCTCGGCCTCCCCGAGGGGTCCGAGAACGTCGACCTCCTCTCCTCCCCGGCGTACTACAAGCCCTTCTTCGACGCCATGAAGCTGCTAAAGGAACCCTTAGAAGCGCTTCTGCGGAGCCAACACCGGCGCCCCGATTGCATGATCGCCGACATGTGCAACGGGTGGACGAAGGACGTTGCTCGTCGGCTCGGGATCCAGCGGCTCGTCTTCCACGGCCCCTCCTGCTTCTACATCCTCTGCGCCTATAACATGGTCCAGCACCGTGTCTACGACCGCGCTACTGACGAGCTCGAGCCCATTGTCGTGCCCGATGTGCCTGTCGAGGTCGTGACTAACAAAGCCGAGTCCCCGGGCTTCTTCAACTGGGCTGGGTGGGAGGACCTCCGGGATGAG GTAGTGGAGGCGGAGTCGACCGCCGATGGGGTCGTCATCAACACCTTCTACGATCTGGAGCCTTCATTCGTCGACTGCTACGAGAAGATCATGCAAAAGAAGGTGTGGACGGTGGGGCCGCTGTGCCTTTACAGCAAGGACGTCGACAGCAAGGCCGCGCGCGGGAACAAGGCCGCGGTCGACCACCGCGACGTCACCACCTGGCTCGACAGCAAGGGCGCAAGCTCCGTCTTCTACGTGAGCTTCGGCAGCCTAGTGTGCACGCGACCGATGCAGCTCATCGAGATCGGAAAGGGGTTGTTAGAATGCGCCGATCACCGGCCCTTCATATGGGTGGTGAAAGAAGCCGAGATAGTCCCCGAGGTGGAGAAGTGGCTTTTGGAGGAGCACTTTGCGGAGAGAACTAAAGAGAGGGGCCTCCTCATAAAGGGTTGGGCTCCACAAACGGTGATCCTGTCGCACCCCGCGATCGGCGGCTTCCTAACGCACTGCGGATGGAACTCCACGCTGGAGGCGATCTCCGCGGGTGTGCCGATGCTGACTTGGCCGCACTTCGCCGACCAGTTCCTCAACGAGAAGTTGGTCGTCGACGTTTTGAAGATCGGGCGCTCCCTTGACGTGAAGGTGCCGAGCACGCACGTCACGGACGACTCGACGCTGCTGGTGACGAAGGAGAAGTTGAGGAAGGCGGTGTCGGAGTTGATggagggagaggaaggggaggagatgcggcggagGGCGAAGGCGTTGGCCGAGAAGGCGAAGAAGGCCATGGAGGAGGGAGGGTCTTCTTATAGAAATATGGATGATATGATCGAGTATATGGCGGGGCGCTAcggaaaggaggagaaggtggaAGATGCGGTAAGGGCCTCTCCAATGGTTTTAGCGCCCATGTTGTCGTAA